In Microbacterium sp. 1.5R, the following are encoded in one genomic region:
- a CDS encoding ABC transporter substrate-binding protein encodes MRRTRILGALGAVATLALVAGCASGATDDAASEDATIVIGSLYEPTNLSNTQGGGQGVTEALTGNVYEGLYRLTDDGEVEPLLAEDAQVSDDGLTYTITLRDDVTFHSGDPLTSADVKSSIEAVTAEDSVSARKSSFTTIADIATPDDQTVVFTLSQRSISFLYNLSYVWIVNDEAGDITGTEDGTGPYTLDEWKKGSTLTLERWDDYWGEPAKNGEVVYTYFTDATAENNALATGEIDVITSVQSPDSLAQFDSDDYVISEGTSTTKELLAFNDRVAPFDNALVRKAIYSAIDTQKLLESIWGDYGTLIGSMVPPTDPWYEDLTQVNPYDVDLSKDLLAQADYADGFTFTLDTPSYDPHPAVAEFLQSQLAEVGITVEINTISADEWYTKVFKEQDFEATLQEHVNDRDVVWYGNPDFYWGYDDAQVQQWVAEAEQAASTDEQTALLKQVNEKIAEDAASVWLYLYPQIVVASSDLSGYPVNGLNSQFFAYDIVKS; translated from the coding sequence ATGAGAAGAACCCGCATCCTCGGCGCGCTCGGCGCCGTCGCCACGCTCGCCCTCGTGGCCGGCTGCGCGTCGGGCGCCACCGACGACGCCGCGAGCGAAGACGCCACCATCGTCATCGGGTCGCTGTACGAGCCCACCAACCTGAGCAACACGCAGGGCGGCGGACAGGGTGTGACCGAGGCACTGACCGGCAACGTCTACGAGGGCCTCTACCGCCTGACCGACGACGGAGAGGTCGAGCCGCTTCTCGCCGAAGACGCCCAGGTGTCGGATGACGGCCTGACCTACACGATCACTCTGCGCGACGATGTGACGTTCCACTCGGGTGACCCGCTCACCTCCGCCGACGTGAAGTCGAGCATCGAGGCCGTCACCGCCGAGGACTCGGTGTCGGCGCGCAAGTCGAGCTTCACGACCATCGCCGACATCGCGACGCCCGATGACCAGACCGTCGTCTTCACGCTGTCGCAGCGGTCGATCTCGTTCCTCTACAACCTCAGCTACGTCTGGATCGTCAACGACGAGGCCGGTGACATCACCGGCACGGAAGACGGCACCGGCCCCTACACGCTCGACGAGTGGAAGAAGGGCTCGACCCTGACCCTCGAGCGCTGGGACGACTACTGGGGCGAGCCCGCCAAGAACGGCGAGGTCGTCTACACGTACTTCACCGACGCGACCGCTGAGAACAACGCTCTGGCCACCGGCGAGATCGACGTGATCACCAGCGTGCAGAGCCCGGACTCGCTCGCGCAGTTCGACAGCGACGACTACGTCATCAGCGAGGGCACCTCGACGACCAAGGAGCTGCTCGCCTTCAACGACCGGGTCGCCCCGTTCGACAACGCCCTCGTGCGCAAGGCGATCTACTCGGCCATCGACACCCAGAAGCTGCTCGAGTCGATCTGGGGCGACTACGGCACGCTCATCGGATCGATGGTGCCGCCCACCGACCCCTGGTACGAGGACCTCACCCAGGTGAACCCGTACGACGTCGACCTCTCGAAGGATCTGCTCGCGCAGGCCGACTACGCCGACGGCTTCACCTTCACGCTCGATACCCCGAGCTACGACCCGCACCCTGCCGTCGCGGAGTTCCTGCAGTCGCAGCTCGCCGAGGTCGGCATCACGGTCGAGATCAACACGATCAGCGCCGACGAGTGGTACACCAAGGTCTTCAAGGAGCAGGACTTCGAGGCCACCCTGCAGGAGCACGTGAACGACCGCGACGTGGTCTGGTACGGCAACCCCGACTTCTACTGGGGCTACGACGACGCCCAGGTGCAGCAGTGGGTCGCCGAGGCCGAGCAGGCCGCCTCGACCGACGAGCAGACAGCTCTGCTGAAGCAGGTCAACGAGAAGATCGCCGAGGATGCCGCGAGCGTATGGTTGTACCTGTACCCGCAGATCGTGGTCGCCTCGAGCGACCTCAGCGGTTACCCGGTCAACGGCCTGAACTCGCAGTTCTTCGCCTACGACATCGTCAAGTCCTGA
- a CDS encoding DUF1684 domain-containing protein: MSELEDHTQWQADRRASVTSATGNLALIDTRWTGEAPDLDAERQASSDTVTVTPIQRTNIETGEAEHGLRVWDAESPAIRAFDRIDTYEYDPAWVLEGHFTPVSGDRRVSFEHIRDNGGTRELVVPGDIHFVLDGRAYDLAAFDDGGTLLLVFGDETNGSETYGSGRFLFVELRDDEGTVVLDFNRAFVPPCGFSAQYNCPLPPASNRFPLPIRAGEKNVVFRDGFDIYAA, translated from the coding sequence ATGTCTGAACTCGAAGATCACACCCAGTGGCAGGCCGATCGCCGCGCCTCCGTCACCTCTGCGACCGGCAACCTCGCGCTGATCGATACCCGCTGGACGGGCGAGGCTCCCGATCTGGATGCCGAGCGGCAGGCCTCATCCGACACGGTGACCGTGACGCCGATCCAGCGCACGAACATCGAGACCGGGGAGGCCGAGCACGGGCTGCGCGTGTGGGATGCCGAGTCCCCCGCCATCCGCGCCTTCGACCGCATCGACACATACGAGTACGACCCGGCATGGGTTCTCGAGGGACACTTCACGCCGGTCTCCGGCGATCGTCGGGTGTCGTTCGAGCACATCCGCGACAACGGCGGCACGCGTGAGCTCGTCGTCCCCGGCGACATCCACTTCGTGCTCGACGGCCGCGCGTACGACCTTGCGGCCTTCGACGACGGCGGCACGCTGCTGCTCGTCTTCGGCGACGAGACGAACGGTTCCGAGACCTACGGATCCGGCCGCTTCCTCTTCGTAGAGCTCCGTGACGACGAGGGCACCGTGGTGCTCGACTTCAACCGCGCCTTCGTGCCGCCGTGCGGATTCAGCGCCCAGTACAACTGCCCGCTGCCGCCGGCATCCAACCGCTTCCCCCTGCCTATCCGAGCAGGCGAGAAGAACGTCGTCTTCCGCGACGGCTTCGACATCTACGCGGCGTGA
- a CDS encoding ABC transporter permease, with amino-acid sequence MLAYLLRRLAFLVVSLVVAMIAIFVLLRLLPGDPANALLSVNATPEQITAARAQVGSDQPLLQQFTTWAGQLLRFDLGKSFLSSRPVGPDIADRLAVTLPLTLIAFTAALLVSLVIGITAAVKSDRWYGIALSGFAQLGVAVPVFWVGVVLVWIFALGLGLLPSGGFPRDGWEDPADALRSLALPVTTIVIVMSASLSRYVRSASLDVIGSDYLRTARAGGSGMSEALLRHGVRNGSVPVVAVLGIELSTTLLGAVVVESVFTLPGLGSLLLSAIEQHDFQVIQGVLVVSTLFVLLVGFAADIVQRLIDPRLRTSVSGNR; translated from the coding sequence ATGCTCGCCTACCTGCTGCGCCGCCTCGCGTTCCTCGTGGTCTCGCTCGTCGTCGCGATGATCGCGATCTTCGTGCTGCTGCGGCTGCTCCCCGGCGACCCGGCGAACGCCCTGCTCTCGGTGAATGCGACACCCGAGCAGATCACCGCCGCCCGCGCACAGGTCGGCTCGGATCAGCCCCTCCTGCAGCAGTTCACGACCTGGGCCGGTCAGCTCCTGCGCTTCGACCTCGGTAAGTCGTTCCTGAGCTCGCGTCCGGTCGGCCCCGACATCGCCGATCGCCTCGCCGTGACCCTCCCACTCACACTCATCGCGTTCACCGCCGCCCTTCTCGTCTCCCTGGTGATCGGCATCACCGCCGCCGTGAAGTCCGACCGCTGGTACGGCATCGCGCTCTCGGGATTCGCGCAGCTGGGTGTTGCCGTGCCGGTGTTCTGGGTGGGCGTCGTGCTCGTCTGGATCTTCGCACTCGGCCTCGGCCTGCTGCCGTCCGGCGGATTCCCGCGCGACGGCTGGGAGGATCCGGCCGACGCGCTGCGGTCTCTCGCGCTGCCGGTGACGACGATCGTGATCGTGATGAGTGCATCCCTCAGCCGTTACGTGCGCTCCGCCTCCCTCGACGTGATCGGCAGCGATTACCTCCGCACCGCGCGCGCCGGCGGGTCGGGCATGTCCGAGGCGCTGCTGCGTCACGGAGTGCGCAACGGCTCGGTGCCGGTCGTCGCGGTCCTCGGCATCGAGCTGTCCACCACGCTGCTCGGCGCGGTCGTCGTCGAGAGCGTCTTCACTCTTCCCGGTCTCGGCAGTCTGCTGCTGTCGGCCATCGAACAGCATGATTTCCAGGTCATCCAGGGCGTCCTCGTCGTCAGCACCCTCTTCGTGCTGCTCGTCGGGTTCGCCGCCGACATCGTGCAGCGCCTGATCGATCCGCGACTGCGCACGAGCGTCTCGGGCAACCGATGA
- a CDS encoding ABC transporter ATP-binding protein — protein MSLLELRGAGFAYGSRRVLDDISLSLDEGDSLGLVGESGAGKSTILRLMLGLSVPRDGQVLFDGAPLSLRDRAQMRRFRASVQPVFQDPYSSLDPRQRIDRIIGEPLRSLGLASGADAQRRIAEALESVGLPADTARRYPHEFSGGQRQRIAIARAVVSRPRVLLADEPVSALDVTTRVQVLELLDRLRRENGLSLVMVSHDLTAIASACDRTVVLQNGRVVEQGATASVLHAPQDPYTRALVDAVPRLPR, from the coding sequence ATGAGCCTCCTCGAGCTGCGCGGTGCCGGCTTCGCCTACGGATCGCGCCGGGTGCTCGACGACATCTCGCTGAGCCTCGACGAGGGAGACTCGCTCGGCCTCGTGGGCGAGTCGGGTGCGGGCAAGTCCACGATCCTGCGGCTGATGCTCGGGCTCTCGGTACCACGCGATGGACAGGTGCTCTTCGACGGTGCTCCCCTGTCGCTGCGCGACCGTGCGCAGATGCGCCGCTTCCGCGCGAGCGTGCAGCCGGTGTTCCAGGATCCGTACTCGTCGCTCGACCCCCGTCAGCGCATCGACCGCATCATCGGCGAGCCCCTGCGTTCACTCGGCCTCGCCTCCGGCGCCGACGCGCAGCGCCGCATCGCCGAGGCCCTCGAGTCGGTCGGGCTTCCCGCCGACACCGCCCGCCGATACCCGCACGAGTTCTCGGGCGGCCAGCGTCAGCGCATCGCGATCGCCCGAGCCGTGGTCTCGCGCCCGCGCGTGCTGCTCGCCGATGAGCCGGTGAGCGCCCTCGACGTGACGACGCGCGTGCAGGTGCTCGAGCTGCTCGACCGCCTGCGTCGAGAGAACGGCCTGTCGCTCGTGATGGTGTCGCACGATCTCACCGCGATCGCGTCAGCCTGCGACCGCACCGTGGTGCTGCAGAACGGCCGCGTCGTCGAACAGGGCGCCACCGCATCCGTGCTGCACGCACCGCAGGACCCGTACACCCGGGCGCTGGTCGACGCGGTTCCGCGACTCCCCCGCTGA
- a CDS encoding DUF779 domain-containing protein, with product MVSIGTYQRVDVTDAAASLIRDLTVQHGTLMFHQSGGCCDGSSPMCYPVGMFITGPSDVLLGALDVGLDSPVEVFMSESQFEYWKYTHLTIDVVPGRGAGFSVEGPTGMRFLIRSRMLNDAELQYFGLAPSGS from the coding sequence ATGGTCAGCATCGGCACCTATCAGCGAGTCGACGTGACGGATGCCGCGGCATCCCTCATCCGCGATCTCACCGTGCAGCACGGAACCCTGATGTTCCATCAGTCGGGAGGATGCTGCGACGGCTCGTCACCCATGTGCTACCCGGTCGGCATGTTCATCACCGGGCCGAGCGATGTGCTGCTCGGCGCCCTCGATGTGGGGCTCGACTCCCCGGTCGAGGTCTTCATGTCGGAATCGCAGTTCGAGTACTGGAAGTACACCCACCTCACGATCGACGTCGTGCCGGGCCGCGGTGCCGGCTTCTCGGTCGAGGGTCCCACAGGCATGCGGTTCCTGATCCGCTCGCGGATGCTGAACGACGCGGAGCTGCAGTACTTCGGCCTCGCGCCTTCGGGGAGCTGA
- a CDS encoding HIT family protein, with product MESISRIHPGETATGCRSNQPKHGRDAVSSTVAALAPGYHGPMWWTDEEWAELVDPEVCGMCADAHLPENEHSILVASTEMTHVRLVRNQAHPGYTVVILREHLTDLGQLDAGQLSAFWRDVQRAGRAVDKAFDPRKINYLVMGHRAPHLHCHVFPQHLADDPLQNVDISDGPVHLPDSDMTHSVIALREAWHASA from the coding sequence GTGGAGTCGATTTCGCGGATCCATCCGGGCGAAACCGCGACAGGCTGCCGGAGCAACCAGCCAAAGCATGGCCGGGATGCCGTGAGTTCTACCGTGGCCGCCCTCGCGCCTGGTTACCATGGGCCGATGTGGTGGACGGATGAGGAGTGGGCCGAACTCGTGGACCCGGAGGTCTGCGGTATGTGTGCCGACGCACATCTGCCGGAGAACGAGCACAGCATCCTGGTGGCCTCGACCGAGATGACTCACGTCCGACTGGTGCGCAACCAGGCGCATCCCGGCTACACCGTCGTGATCCTCCGCGAGCATCTCACTGACCTCGGTCAGCTGGATGCCGGTCAGCTCAGCGCGTTCTGGCGCGATGTCCAGCGCGCAGGCCGGGCCGTCGATAAGGCATTCGACCCGCGGAAGATCAACTACCTGGTGATGGGGCATCGGGCCCCGCATCTCCACTGCCATGTGTTCCCGCAGCATCTGGCGGATGACCCGCTTCAGAACGTGGACATCTCCGATGGCCCTGTGCATCTCCCTGACTCGGACATGACCCATTCTGTGATCGCACTCCGAGAGGCCTGGCACGCGTCAGCCTGA
- a CDS encoding ABC transporter ATP-binding protein, which produces MSILEVAGLTVRSRSGALVRDVSFSLQPGERLGLIGESGSGKSLTSLAVTGLLPDSLVSSGSVLLDGHQVVGARDADLRPLRGPVAQIVFQEPLTALDPLMRVGRQIAEPLRRHLGLRGAELRSAVTAALDEVSLSEPRFARAYPHELSGGQRQRVAIAIALAARPQLLIADEPTTALDVTVQDAVLTLLERLVAERGMALLFISHDLAVVSRMVDRIVVLRDGLVVEEGAVADVLRRPAEPYTRMLVDSARALDAFLDAKEADA; this is translated from the coding sequence ATGAGCATTCTCGAGGTCGCAGGGCTCACCGTCCGCTCCAGATCCGGGGCTCTCGTGCGCGATGTCTCGTTCTCGCTGCAGCCCGGCGAACGCCTGGGGCTGATCGGCGAGTCCGGGTCGGGCAAGTCGCTCACCTCGCTCGCGGTCACCGGCCTGCTGCCGGATTCTCTCGTCTCGTCCGGGTCGGTGCTGCTCGACGGGCACCAGGTCGTCGGTGCGCGGGATGCCGACCTGAGGCCGTTGCGCGGACCGGTCGCCCAGATCGTGTTCCAGGAGCCGCTCACGGCGCTCGACCCTCTGATGAGGGTCGGTCGCCAGATCGCCGAGCCGCTGCGTCGTCATCTCGGCCTGCGCGGCGCGGAACTGCGGTCGGCCGTCACGGCGGCGCTCGATGAGGTGTCGCTGTCGGAGCCGCGATTCGCGCGCGCCTACCCGCACGAGCTGTCCGGCGGTCAGCGCCAGCGTGTGGCGATCGCCATCGCCTTGGCCGCCCGGCCACAGCTGCTCATCGCAGACGAACCCACCACCGCGCTCGACGTGACCGTGCAGGATGCCGTGCTCACGCTGCTCGAGCGGCTCGTCGCCGAACGCGGCATGGCATTGCTGTTCATCAGCCACGACCTCGCCGTCGTGTCGCGCATGGTCGACCGCATCGTCGTGCTGCGCGACGGTCTGGTGGTCGAGGAGGGGGCGGTCGCCGACGTGCTGCGGCGCCCCGCGGAGCCGTACACGCGGATGCTGGTCGACAGCGCTCGCGCGCTCGATGCGTTCCTCGATGCGAAGGAGGCTGACGCATGA
- a CDS encoding ABC transporter permease has protein sequence MSRVAEQLITGSVPVRRRPKATLLIGLVLTGIIVLIALVSLFWLPYPLADTSGSRLEGPSAMHLLGTDRLGRDLLSQLMWGARIALIVGICSVAIAAVLGVIVGLIAAFSRPWVDDTLSAGLDVVIAFPVLLLAMLVVAVQGASLWSAVLAIGLAMSAVVARLTRILSRRVLQEQYITAARTSGTGVLGIVFQHVLPNIAPTLAVSLALQFGAAVLAEASLSYLGLGAPPPNASWGRMLQEAQGTVLTAPVGAIAPGIAIIALVLGVNFLADGLRDLADPTRRRSR, from the coding sequence ATGAGCCGCGTCGCCGAGCAGCTGATCACCGGATCCGTCCCCGTGCGGAGGCGGCCGAAGGCGACCCTGCTGATCGGGCTCGTGCTCACCGGCATCATCGTGCTCATCGCGCTGGTGTCGCTGTTCTGGCTCCCCTATCCGCTCGCCGACACGAGTGGTAGTCGTCTCGAGGGGCCGAGCGCCATGCACCTGCTCGGCACCGATCGGCTCGGCCGCGACCTGCTCTCGCAGCTCATGTGGGGTGCGAGGATCGCCTTGATCGTGGGCATCTGCTCGGTCGCGATCGCCGCCGTTCTCGGCGTGATCGTCGGACTGATCGCCGCCTTCTCACGGCCATGGGTCGACGACACGCTCTCCGCCGGACTGGACGTCGTGATCGCCTTCCCGGTGCTGCTGCTCGCGATGCTCGTCGTCGCGGTGCAGGGAGCGTCGCTGTGGTCGGCGGTGCTCGCGATCGGACTGGCGATGTCGGCGGTCGTCGCGCGTCTCACCCGCATCCTCTCGCGCCGCGTGCTGCAGGAGCAGTACATCACCGCCGCACGCACCAGCGGCACGGGTGTGCTCGGCATCGTGTTCCAGCACGTGCTCCCCAACATCGCACCGACCCTCGCGGTCAGCCTGGCGCTGCAGTTCGGTGCCGCGGTGCTCGCGGAGGCGAGCCTGTCGTACCTCGGGCTCGGTGCCCCGCCGCCCAACGCCTCGTGGGGTCGGATGCTGCAGGAGGCGCAGGGCACCGTGCTCACCGCTCCCGTCGGCGCTATCGCCCCCGGCATCGCGATCATCGCCCTCGTGCTCGGGGTCAACTTCCTCGCCGACGGCCTGCGCGATCTCGCCGACCCGACCCGCAGGAGGAGCCGATGA